In Aliamphritea ceti, a single window of DNA contains:
- the fliQ gene encoding flagellar biosynthesis protein FliQ, with protein sequence MTPEMVLDLYGEALYLVVVLVAVIVLPSLLVGLVIATFQAATQINEQTLSFLPRLLVTLLTIMWAGPWILTKLLDHFGNIFTNIPLFLG encoded by the coding sequence ATGACGCCGGAAATGGTTCTTGATCTGTATGGTGAGGCGCTTTATCTGGTTGTGGTATTGGTCGCGGTAATCGTATTACCCTCACTGTTAGTTGGTTTGGTGATAGCGACTTTTCAGGCCGCTACTCAGATTAACGAGCAAACGCTGAGTTTTTTGCCGCGTTTGCTGGTGACTTTGCTGACAATTATGTGGGCGGGTCCCTGGATTCTGACAAAGTTGCTGGATCACTTCGGCAATATTTTTACAAATATCCCTCTGTTTCTGGGGTGA
- the fliR gene encoding flagellar biosynthetic protein FliR — MFGSSFLEIEQWVAEFMLPFFRVASFFMLVPIIGTRMVPARIRMGLALAVTVVIVPLLPDLPTINGLSLQTYLWIAEQILIGISMGFLIQVLFQIYALGGQLIASQMGLGFASVSDPANGVSVVVLSQFYLMVVMMLFLAMNGHLVLIEVLVRSFYVLPVTEGSISSSGLMALVTSGSWLFSSALLMSLPAVTALLVINFAFGIMTKAAPQLNIFAVGFPFTMLMGLIITWVSLEGFLGQYYRFTEFAFQYIEQVLGVGGL, encoded by the coding sequence GTGTTTGGTTCCAGTTTTCTCGAAATTGAACAGTGGGTAGCGGAGTTTATGCTGCCATTTTTTCGGGTGGCTTCCTTTTTTATGCTTGTGCCAATTATTGGTACGCGGATGGTTCCTGCACGTATACGTATGGGGCTGGCTCTGGCTGTTACTGTCGTAATAGTTCCTTTATTACCCGATTTACCAACAATTAATGGCTTGTCATTACAAACGTATTTGTGGATTGCAGAGCAAATCCTGATCGGAATCTCTATGGGGTTTCTCATTCAGGTTTTGTTTCAGATATATGCGCTTGGTGGTCAGTTAATAGCTTCTCAGATGGGTTTAGGCTTCGCGTCGGTGAGTGATCCTGCTAATGGCGTATCTGTGGTTGTTTTGTCGCAGTTTTATCTGATGGTCGTGATGATGCTGTTTTTAGCGATGAATGGCCATTTGGTGTTGATAGAAGTGTTGGTGAGAAGCTTTTATGTTCTGCCTGTTACGGAAGGCAGTATTTCTTCCTCCGGTTTGATGGCTCTTGTCACTTCAGGTAGTTGGTTGTTTTCCAGTGCACTATTAATGTCTTTGCCTGCGGTGACTGCATTGTTGGTTATTAATTTTGCATTTGGCATTATGACTAAAGCGGCCCCTCAGCTAAATATATTTGCTGTTGGCTTTCCCTTTACTATGTTAATGGGGTTGATCATCACCTGGGTAAGTCTCGAGGGCTTTCTGGGGCAGTATTATCGTTTCACCGAGTTCGCATTCCAGTATATAGAGCAGGTACTTGGGGTAGGAGGACTGTAA
- the flhB gene encoding flagellar biosynthesis protein FlhB, whose translation MAEESGQEKTEEPTPKRLRDAKEKGDIARSKELATTVSLLAAAFAAIMLGETVADVMMNMMSYNFALDRQAAFDPNLMFQHLGYSLREGLMAVALFFLIMLVAAFVGPLGLGGWNMSGKAMMPKGSRINPLSGIKRMFSMKALIELFKALAKFLVVGSLSFFILDNVKESLFALGAQDIRTAMAGATEIVLWAFVAMSSTMILIAVIDVPFQIHDYSKKLKMTMQEVKDEMKNTEGKPEVKGRIRQLQREISQRQMMSAVPEADVVITNPTHFAVALKYDQDRGHAPVMVAKGGDFLALKIREIAEANDVPILSSPALARAIYYSTEIDDEIPGGLFKAVAEVLAYVYQLKRHNKKEGPAPQRLSEKLPIPDELRRDETE comes from the coding sequence ATGGCTGAAGAGAGTGGTCAGGAGAAAACCGAAGAACCCACCCCCAAACGATTAAGGGACGCTAAAGAGAAGGGGGATATAGCTCGCTCAAAAGAATTGGCGACGACAGTGTCTCTCTTGGCCGCTGCCTTTGCGGCTATTATGCTGGGCGAAACAGTTGCTGATGTCATGATGAATATGATGAGCTATAACTTCGCGCTTGATCGGCAGGCTGCTTTTGATCCAAATCTTATGTTCCAGCATCTTGGGTATTCCTTGCGAGAAGGATTGATGGCTGTGGCGTTGTTCTTCCTTATTATGTTGGTTGCAGCCTTTGTGGGCCCATTAGGTTTAGGCGGCTGGAACATGAGTGGTAAGGCTATGATGCCGAAAGGGAGCAGGATTAATCCGCTTTCGGGCATTAAGCGCATGTTTTCGATGAAAGCGCTTATTGAGCTATTTAAGGCTCTGGCTAAGTTCTTAGTTGTTGGTTCGCTATCTTTCTTTATTCTCGACAATGTTAAAGAGTCATTGTTTGCTTTGGGTGCGCAAGATATCCGCACAGCAATGGCTGGTGCAACAGAAATAGTGCTTTGGGCATTTGTTGCAATGAGCTCAACGATGATTTTGATCGCCGTTATTGATGTCCCTTTTCAAATCCATGACTACAGTAAAAAGCTCAAGATGACGATGCAGGAAGTTAAGGATGAAATGAAAAATACTGAAGGTAAGCCTGAAGTAAAAGGCCGAATCCGACAGTTGCAGCGCGAAATTTCACAGCGGCAGATGATGAGTGCTGTTCCGGAGGCTGATGTAGTAATTACCAACCCGACTCATTTTGCTGTGGCTTTAAAATATGACCAGGATCGTGGTCATGCGCCAGTGATGGTAGCTAAAGGTGGTGATTTTCTGGCGTTGAAGATTCGAGAAATTGCTGAAGCGAATGATGTGCCTATCTTGTCTTCTCCTGCATTGGCCCGGGCAATTTATTATTCTACTGAAATTGATGACGAAATTCCGGGCGGGCTATTTAAAGCTGTGGCTGAAGTGCTTGCTTATGTGTATCAGCTGAAGAGACATAATAAGAAAGAGGGGCCGGCCCCTCAGAGGTTGTCTGAAAAACTGCCTATTCCTGATGAGCTACGACGGGATGAAACTGAGTAA
- the fliN gene encoding flagellar motor switch protein FliN, with translation MSDDTDNVDQGAMADDWGAAMAEQVGGDADWGDALAEQATGEAAQTVELDELTDDGSFVNDPKLDVILDIPVTISMQVGHAEIPIRNLLQLNQGSVIELDRVAGEPLDVKVNGTLVAHGEVVVVNDRYGIRLTDVISPQERIEKLR, from the coding sequence ATGAGTGATGACACAGATAATGTTGACCAGGGTGCAATGGCCGATGACTGGGGTGCCGCAATGGCTGAGCAGGTTGGCGGCGATGCAGACTGGGGCGATGCGCTTGCTGAACAGGCTACAGGTGAGGCTGCCCAGACAGTTGAACTGGATGAGCTGACTGATGACGGTTCCTTCGTAAATGATCCTAAGCTCGATGTGATTTTAGATATTCCGGTAACGATTTCTATGCAGGTAGGACATGCTGAAATCCCGATTCGTAATTTGTTGCAGCTTAATCAGGGATCTGTGATTGAATTGGACCGTGTAGCCGGTGAGCCACTTGATGTGAAAGTGAATGGAACACTGGTGGCGCATGGTGAGGTTGTTGTTGTTAATGACCGTTATGGCATTCGCCTGACTGATGTTATCAGTCCGCAAGAACGCATCGAGAAACTGCGCTAG
- the fliM gene encoding flagellar motor switch protein FliM, producing the protein MTVKDLLSQDEIDALLHGVDGGDVETQEEEPQDTGGVRVYDLASHERIVRGRMPTLEMINERFARHTRISLFNLLRRNADVSVGGVQIMKYGDYIHTLYVPTSINLLRVSPLRGTALLVMDAKLVFKLVDNFFGGDGRHAKIEGREFTPTELRLINKVIGQFFGDLEDSWQPVMPLKFEVNGHEVNPAMANVINPSEVVVVSSFQVDLDGGMGEFHVTMPYAMLEPIKDTLVSGFQRAEEELDEQWLSSLQQEVMEAPMELGLSIAERQLTLRDVVEFEVGDIIPIDIPDKLKLTANRVPIFTCNLGTSRGNLAVKILNQIKR; encoded by the coding sequence ATGACCGTTAAAGATCTGCTGTCGCAAGACGAAATTGATGCCTTATTACATGGTGTTGATGGCGGAGATGTAGAAACTCAGGAAGAAGAGCCTCAGGATACGGGTGGGGTTAGGGTATATGACCTGGCTAGTCACGAACGAATTGTTCGTGGTCGGATGCCTACTCTGGAAATGATTAATGAACGTTTTGCCCGGCATACCCGAATAAGCCTGTTTAATTTACTGCGCCGTAATGCGGATGTGTCTGTGGGCGGCGTACAGATTATGAAGTATGGCGACTATATACATACGCTATACGTTCCAACCAGTATTAACCTATTACGTGTTTCGCCGTTACGGGGTACTGCTTTGCTGGTGATGGATGCCAAGCTGGTGTTCAAACTGGTGGATAACTTTTTTGGCGGTGATGGTCGGCATGCCAAAATTGAAGGGCGTGAGTTTACACCAACAGAGTTACGCCTGATCAATAAGGTTATTGGACAGTTTTTTGGAGATCTGGAAGACTCCTGGCAGCCAGTAATGCCACTCAAGTTTGAGGTTAATGGGCACGAAGTTAACCCGGCAATGGCAAATGTAATCAACCCTTCAGAAGTAGTTGTTGTCAGTTCTTTTCAGGTAGACCTTGATGGCGGCATGGGCGAGTTTCACGTCACTATGCCGTATGCCATGCTGGAACCTATAAAAGATACACTAGTGTCTGGTTTCCAGCGTGCAGAAGAAGAGCTGGATGAGCAATGGCTGAGTAGCTTGCAACAGGAAGTTATGGAAGCACCAATGGAGTTGGGACTGTCAATTGCGGAGCGCCAATTAACCTTGCGTGATGTGGTTGAGTTTGAAGTTGGTGATATCATACCTATTGATATACCGGATAAGTTGAAATTAACCGCTAACAGGGTGCCGATATTTACTTGTAATCTCGGTACTTCACGTGGAAACCTGGCGGTTAAAATTCTGAATCAAATAAAGCGTTGA
- the fliP gene encoding flagellar type III secretion system pore protein FliP (The bacterial flagellar biogenesis protein FliP forms a type III secretion system (T3SS)-type pore required for flagellar assembly.): MITTIRGFLVLVCVLFPALAIAADPAIPAVTLTTNPDGSADYSVTIQILALMTLFTFLPAIMMMMTSFARIIIVFAILRQALGLQQTPSNQIMVGLALFLSLFIMTPVIDRVNEAAVQPYINEEITSIEAVQAASVPFRQFMMAQTRENDLNLFMNISRTPPVNTPEEIPFNVLVPAFVTSELKTAFQIGFMLFIPFLVIDLVVASILMAMGMMMLSPVIISLPFKIMLFVLIDGWAMVVGTLAASFVVV, encoded by the coding sequence ATGATAACTACGATACGTGGTTTCTTAGTTTTAGTTTGTGTGTTGTTCCCTGCTTTAGCTATAGCGGCTGATCCTGCTATTCCAGCAGTAACGCTGACAACTAATCCGGATGGTTCTGCTGACTATAGCGTGACGATTCAGATTCTTGCGCTGATGACTCTGTTTACTTTCCTGCCTGCAATTATGATGATGATGACATCGTTTGCACGAATCATCATTGTATTTGCTATTTTGCGGCAGGCATTGGGTCTGCAGCAAACGCCTTCGAACCAGATAATGGTAGGTTTAGCGTTATTTCTTAGCTTATTTATTATGACTCCGGTTATCGATCGGGTAAATGAAGCGGCAGTTCAGCCTTATATTAATGAGGAAATAACCTCGATAGAGGCCGTTCAGGCTGCCAGTGTGCCATTTCGACAGTTTATGATGGCACAAACCCGTGAAAACGATCTTAACCTGTTTATGAATATTTCCCGGACACCACCGGTTAATACGCCGGAAGAAATTCCATTTAACGTGCTTGTGCCTGCTTTTGTAACCAGTGAGTTGAAAACTGCATTTCAGATTGGTTTTATGTTGTTTATCCCGTTTTTGGTGATTGACTTGGTGGTGGCGAGTATTTTGATGGCAATGGGTATGATGATGCTATCTCCTGTTATTATTTCCTTGCCGTTTAAGATTATGCTATTTGTACTTATAGATGGCTGGGCTATGGTTGTGGGAACTCTGGCCGCTAGTTTTGTAGTTGTGTAG
- the flhF gene encoding flagellar biosynthesis protein FlhF, with product MKVKRFFAPDMRQAMQRVREEIGPDAVIVSNHRVAGGVEVVAAHEHEYEAAQEAFKRKQAQEKQQQQLQQQSAREASPKLQSNLADELRKAQARIAAAQAGTEEPAKAKNQQVDDTDLDGILDTLKQRQAQQAARNFERNEQRQPGSIVPPDPVTPPPAPGIDEYVAQSKPATRQEPSYTAPAPDPQVATMRAEIDTLKSLLIQQVSQPKEAVSAPERATVMPKPQPEASEESVLQRRVENRLEKLGIGPHLRRQLIKLDGTASLDDSWRDTLAKLSDSIPVIGGDFVERGGMIAFVGPTGVGKTTTIGKLAARYVLKHGSSSVALVTTDSYRIAAHEQLLTFGRILDIPVRVVDENHSLDEVLLSLRNKRLVLIDTAGMSAHEPHTQAQLDMLQSVSVRMKKLLVLSCSSQRHVIENAYETYSRMGLNGCILSKLDESGNLGEAIELIVDNGLPVTYVTDGQRVPDDLEVAHKRDLVSRAVVTAQRVSRNQRMAQDRRQDKLSQNGQWVD from the coding sequence ATGAAGGTTAAACGTTTTTTTGCGCCGGACATGCGACAAGCAATGCAGAGGGTTCGAGAAGAAATCGGACCTGACGCTGTTATTGTGTCTAATCATCGGGTTGCCGGAGGGGTAGAGGTTGTTGCCGCTCACGAGCACGAGTATGAAGCCGCGCAGGAAGCCTTTAAGCGAAAACAAGCCCAGGAAAAACAACAACAGCAGCTTCAGCAGCAAAGCGCCCGGGAAGCTAGCCCGAAGTTGCAGAGTAATCTGGCAGATGAGTTACGTAAAGCTCAGGCCAGAATTGCAGCTGCTCAGGCGGGTACTGAAGAGCCGGCGAAAGCAAAAAATCAACAGGTTGATGATACAGACCTGGATGGCATTCTTGATACTCTTAAGCAGCGGCAAGCCCAGCAGGCAGCCCGTAACTTCGAACGTAATGAACAACGTCAGCCTGGGTCAATCGTACCTCCGGACCCAGTAACACCTCCGCCTGCACCTGGTATTGATGAGTATGTTGCTCAGTCTAAGCCGGCTACCCGTCAGGAACCGTCTTATACCGCTCCGGCACCTGATCCTCAGGTTGCGACTATGCGGGCGGAAATCGATACGCTTAAATCATTACTCATACAGCAAGTTTCTCAGCCTAAAGAGGCTGTATCAGCGCCTGAACGGGCAACCGTTATGCCAAAGCCACAGCCAGAGGCTTCGGAAGAAAGTGTTCTGCAGCGCCGGGTAGAGAATCGCCTGGAAAAGCTTGGTATAGGTCCTCACTTGCGGCGACAGCTAATTAAGCTGGATGGTACTGCAAGTCTGGATGATAGTTGGCGAGATACCTTAGCTAAGCTGAGTGATTCTATTCCTGTTATCGGTGGTGATTTTGTCGAACGTGGCGGGATGATTGCTTTTGTAGGTCCGACGGGTGTAGGTAAAACAACGACTATCGGCAAGTTAGCAGCGCGTTATGTTTTGAAGCATGGCAGTTCAAGTGTCGCGCTTGTTACCACAGATTCTTATCGTATTGCTGCACATGAGCAGTTGTTAACTTTTGGCCGGATTTTAGATATTCCAGTGCGGGTTGTAGATGAAAATCATAGCCTGGATGAAGTTTTATTGTCGTTACGTAATAAGCGACTGGTGTTGATTGATACTGCTGGTATGAGTGCGCATGAGCCGCATACGCAAGCTCAACTGGATATGTTACAAAGTGTTAGCGTCCGAATGAAAAAATTATTGGTGCTTTCATGCTCAAGTCAGCGGCATGTTATTGAAAATGCCTATGAAACTTACAGCCGTATGGGGCTTAATGGTTGTATTCTCAGTAAGTTAGACGAGTCCGGGAATCTTGGTGAGGCCATTGAACTGATTGTGGATAACGGCTTGCCTGTCACTTATGTGACCGATGGACAGCGGGTTCCGGACGATTTAGAAGTTGCTCATAAGCGTGATTTGGTGAGCCGTGCGGTGGTTACTGCACAGCGTGTATCACGCAATCAACGCATGGCTCAGGATCGTCGTCAGGATAAACTTTCACAAAATGGGCAGTGGGTTGATTGA
- a CDS encoding flagellar basal body-associated FliL family protein: protein MAEENTEADGAGEGKKGGKLKLILIIVGAILVAAGGAVGGLMFLGGDDESVETAEAAPAAPKQAQYSKIRILSGDPYFTVTINSNDGKTHYLQVYVETKTRDDEVVAALTKHMPRIVNRLTRLFSNQSLSTLRTLQGKLDLQAAATQEIQAEMQEKIGKPGIEKVLFTGFIMQ from the coding sequence ATGGCTGAAGAAAATACTGAAGCAGATGGGGCCGGTGAAGGCAAAAAAGGCGGTAAGCTGAAGCTTATCCTGATTATTGTTGGCGCTATTTTAGTTGCTGCAGGCGGTGCTGTAGGCGGTTTGATGTTTTTGGGTGGGGATGATGAATCAGTTGAGACGGCTGAAGCAGCCCCTGCCGCGCCAAAACAGGCACAATATAGCAAGATTCGAATTCTTTCCGGGGATCCGTATTTTACTGTGACAATAAACAGTAATGACGGTAAAACCCATTACCTTCAGGTCTATGTAGAGACCAAAACACGTGATGATGAAGTCGTTGCTGCGCTGACAAAGCATATGCCGCGTATCGTCAATCGTCTTACCCGTCTGTTTAGTAACCAGTCTCTTTCAACGTTGCGTACTTTGCAGGGGAAACTTGATTTACAGGCTGCAGCAACACAGGAAATTCAGGCAGAAATGCAGGAGAAAATCGGTAAACCAGGCATTGAAAAAGTACTGTTTACCGGTTTTATCATGCAGTGA
- the flhA gene encoding flagellar biosynthesis protein FlhA: MDRAAIYNNVRSIGKGNLGVPFLLLVILAMVTLPMPPFLLDVLFTFNIALSIVVLLVCVYAMRPLDFAVFPTILLIATLMRLGLNVASTRVVLLYGHEGGDAAGKVIEAFGEVVIGGNYVVGLVVFLILVIINFVVVTKGAGRISEVSARFTLDAMPGKQMAIDADLNAGIIDQEQAKTRREDVTQEADFYGSMDGASKFVRGDAVAGILILVINILGGLGIGMVQHDLSFDLAARYYSLLTIGDGLVAQIPSLLLSTAAAIMVTRVNASHDMGQQVLGQLFGSHRALAVAAAILFIMGIIPGMPHFAFLSLALIGGAGAYFIYKRNLEAEEQAKAAEAEAPPMPEPDADVKELDWDDVMPVDMIGLEVGYRLIPMVDKLQGGQLLNRIKGVRKKLSQDLGFLVPSVHIRDNLDLMPGAYRITLMGVIVGESEVYPDRELAINPGQVFGNLQGITVKDPAFGLDAVWVEQSQKEQAQTLGYTVVDAGTVVATHLNQLLQAHSHELMGHDEVQQLLDILAKTSPKLVEDLVPGKLSVSIILKVLQNLLMEQVPIKDFRTITEALAEAVPRSADPMSLTAAVRVALCRLIVQNINGSEPELPVITLDPQLEQLLLGSMQQGNSEGLVIEPGMAEQLQMSLADVAQQQEIAGRPAVLLVAAPVRPLLAKFVRYGEQQISVLSYQEIPENKRVTIIATVGGQNRDQ; the protein is encoded by the coding sequence GTGGATAGAGCGGCTATCTATAATAATGTTCGCAGTATAGGTAAAGGCAACCTGGGTGTGCCTTTCCTGCTGCTGGTAATTTTGGCAATGGTGACATTGCCAATGCCTCCATTCCTGCTGGACGTTCTGTTTACCTTCAATATTGCCCTTTCTATTGTTGTTCTTCTTGTGTGCGTATATGCAATGCGGCCACTTGATTTTGCAGTTTTTCCGACGATTTTGCTGATAGCAACGCTCATGCGTTTGGGGTTGAATGTAGCCTCTACGCGAGTTGTGTTGTTGTATGGTCATGAAGGTGGAGATGCTGCGGGTAAAGTTATCGAGGCCTTTGGTGAGGTTGTAATAGGCGGTAACTATGTAGTTGGTTTGGTTGTTTTCCTTATATTGGTCATTATTAACTTTGTCGTAGTCACCAAAGGTGCTGGTCGTATATCAGAAGTGAGTGCGCGATTTACTCTGGATGCGATGCCCGGTAAGCAAATGGCAATTGATGCCGATTTAAATGCCGGCATTATTGATCAGGAGCAGGCTAAAACCCGTCGTGAGGACGTTACTCAGGAAGCTGATTTTTACGGTTCAATGGATGGTGCCAGTAAGTTTGTTCGGGGTGATGCGGTTGCAGGTATTCTGATTCTGGTCATCAATATTCTGGGTGGTCTGGGCATCGGTATGGTCCAGCATGATCTTTCCTTTGATCTGGCGGCTCGTTATTACTCATTGCTGACTATTGGTGACGGTCTGGTTGCTCAGATTCCATCGTTGCTGTTATCTACTGCCGCAGCGATCATGGTTACGCGGGTAAATGCCTCGCATGATATGGGGCAACAGGTGTTGGGGCAGTTGTTTGGCTCGCATCGTGCGTTGGCGGTTGCGGCGGCAATCCTGTTTATTATGGGTATTATTCCCGGTATGCCACACTTTGCTTTCCTCTCGCTGGCGTTGATTGGTGGTGCTGGTGCTTATTTTATTTATAAGCGTAACCTGGAAGCGGAAGAACAAGCGAAGGCTGCCGAGGCTGAAGCGCCGCCAATGCCGGAGCCAGATGCAGATGTGAAAGAGTTGGACTGGGATGATGTAATGCCTGTGGATATGATAGGCCTTGAGGTGGGGTATCGTCTCATTCCTATGGTAGATAAGTTGCAGGGTGGACAGTTACTTAATCGTATTAAAGGTGTACGAAAAAAGTTGTCTCAGGACTTAGGCTTCCTTGTGCCGTCTGTTCATATTCGAGATAACTTGGATCTGATGCCTGGCGCATACCGGATTACTTTAATGGGAGTAATTGTCGGTGAGTCTGAGGTGTATCCCGACCGTGAGCTGGCGATTAACCCGGGACAGGTTTTTGGTAATTTGCAGGGGATTACAGTCAAAGACCCTGCCTTTGGATTAGATGCAGTTTGGGTTGAGCAGAGCCAGAAAGAACAAGCTCAGACGCTTGGGTATACCGTTGTTGATGCCGGAACCGTGGTAGCTACGCATTTGAATCAGCTGCTTCAGGCACATTCCCATGAGTTAATGGGACATGACGAAGTCCAGCAGTTACTGGATATCTTGGCAAAAACGTCACCAAAATTGGTAGAAGATCTTGTACCTGGCAAGTTGTCTGTCAGTATCATACTGAAAGTGCTTCAGAATCTGTTAATGGAGCAGGTGCCTATTAAGGATTTCCGTACCATTACGGAGGCATTGGCTGAAGCTGTGCCGCGCAGTGCTGATCCTATGAGTTTGACAGCAGCGGTGCGGGTCGCCTTGTGTAGATTGATTGTACAGAATATTAATGGTTCGGAGCCGGAGTTGCCGGTCATTACACTTGATCCTCAATTGGAGCAGTTATTACTTGGCTCTATGCAGCAAGGTAATAGTGAAGGGCTCGTGATTGAGCCGGGTATGGCTGAGCAGTTACAAATGTCGCTTGCGGATGTTGCACAGCAACAGGAAATCGCAGGCCGGCCGGCTGTGTTACTGGTTGCTGCACCAGTGAGGCCTTTATTAGCCAAGTTTGTCAGATATGGTGAACAGCAGATTTCTGTACTTTCTTATCAGGAAATTCCAGAGAATAAACGGGTGACGATTATTGCCACTGTTGGGGGGCAGAATCGTGATCAGTAA
- the fliO gene encoding flagellar biosynthetic protein FliO — protein MVWRSLVFLIFSLQSSWLFAETVSGAVAANPSTGLVYKEPFNSGAISQLALGLIVVIGLIFTLAWLLRRYSGLPGQNKSLQIVAALPLSAREKVVLVQAGEQQLLLGVAPGRVNLLASYDNPLIEVGQKGDFAVKLQQALSRVKQE, from the coding sequence GTGGTCTGGCGTTCTCTTGTCTTTCTGATTTTCAGTTTGCAGTCGTCCTGGCTATTTGCTGAGACAGTATCAGGAGCAGTAGCAGCAAACCCGTCTACTGGTCTGGTGTATAAAGAACCGTTTAATTCTGGCGCCATCTCACAACTTGCTCTTGGTCTGATTGTTGTAATTGGGCTTATTTTTACATTGGCTTGGTTGTTGCGCAGGTATTCTGGCCTTCCAGGGCAAAATAAAAGTTTGCAAATTGTTGCTGCCTTGCCATTAAGTGCAAGAGAAAAAGTGGTGCTGGTTCAGGCTGGAGAGCAGCAGCTGCTATTGGGCGTTGCGCCAGGCAGAGTTAATCTGCTTGCCAGTTATGATAATCCGCTTATTGAGGTTGGTCAGAAAGGCGATTTTGCTGTGAAGCTACAGCAGGCGTTGAGCAGGGTGAAGCAGGAATGA